Proteins from one Malania oleifera isolate guangnan ecotype guangnan chromosome 4, ASM2987363v1, whole genome shotgun sequence genomic window:
- the LOC131152748 gene encoding uncharacterized protein LOC131152748 has product MGTVVNSLTNKACTQKNPSIKGNGGTPCLSQIIQKIEDGLASRYIAEQGLVSINFWRRSMGIWLYDVMNISRKGLLLEKSATTRHLNDITTTINEECGDWNSDWVFYHDRGRIRVRVFDDGGWGLVIHIKRDGTQDLIQKWDIQNNYTRIHLVFGQSKIWFYPTVHPLKKDGEQHKAWVLQIEKNWNWQPCDA; this is encoded by the exons ATGGGAACAGTAGTGAATTCCTTGACCAATAAGGCCTGCACTCAGAAGAACCCATCTATAAAGGGGAATGGAGGAACCCCATGTCTCTCGCAAATAATTCAGAAGATCGAGGACGGACTAGCTAGCAGATATATAGCAGAGCAGGGGCTTGTTTCCATTAACTTTTGGCGAAG ATCGATGGGGATTTGGTTATATGACGTTATGAATATTTCAAGGAAAGGTTTGCTCTTAGAGAAGTCTGCTACAACCCGACATTTAAATGACATCACCACCACCATCAACGAAGAGTGCGGAGACTGGAACAGCGATTGGGTGTTTTATCACGATCGCGGGAGGATACGTGTGAGAGTGTTCGATGACGGCGGCTGGGGGCTGGTGATTCATATTAAACGAGACGGCACGCAAGATTTAATCCAAAAATGGGATATACAAAATAACTATACGAGAATTCATTTGGTTTTCGGCCAAAGTAAGATTTGGTTTTATCCAACGGTTCATCCTTTAAAGAAAGACGGAGAGCAGCACAAGGCATGGGTCTTGCAGATCGAGAAAAACTGGAACTGGCAGCCGTGCGATGCGTAA